A section of the Rubritalea squalenifaciens DSM 18772 genome encodes:
- a CDS encoding transglycosylase domain-containing protein codes for MSWKPTKKKSRLPRWIPEWLKVCINVCFRLFLVGLVAFLAIASYFYYKASQFDLDEVANLDQHSVLLDAHGEELAVLGNASNKIATYEDLPEDLKNALLAREDSRFFEHCGVDFYGLGRATVRNIKDLSFTQGASTLTMQLARNTYEIREKSLQRKLLEIALTLRIEAKYDKDEIMSYYLNRIYFGEGCYSIEEAAQHYFGVPTSELDLGQCAMIVGIIRGPHIFNPHNNLQAAIEQRNQVLARMVDIGKITQDQAEAAMKAPLKISKKNDEISARNYAQGAIISHLSTIIDEQKITEGGLKVATTIDAKLQTSCEKSITSLVAETPDLQAASIIIDNKTGAILSIVGGRDYRTHQFNIALKGKTELGDAFTPFIYLAALERRQLPIKNQPVKTGKQIGKKETISIAKRLGLNGIFLESDIYNGSVLVSPLQAVTAFSVIGNEGSRPQTHFIKDIKTAKDLTIFKNSPESVQVVEAGNSAECLKLLSKQGKVYRYTSSSTSKRSLWVMATNKAQTAVIWVGYDIPRDIPNRKQLLSEMNELITQWLK; via the coding sequence ATGTCCTGGAAACCAACAAAGAAGAAATCACGCCTCCCTCGCTGGATACCCGAATGGCTGAAAGTATGCATCAACGTATGCTTCAGACTCTTCCTCGTTGGTCTGGTTGCTTTTTTGGCAATCGCTTCCTATTTCTACTACAAGGCGTCTCAATTTGATCTCGATGAAGTAGCCAATCTAGATCAACACAGCGTGCTACTCGATGCCCATGGTGAGGAACTGGCAGTACTCGGCAACGCCTCAAACAAAATCGCAACCTATGAGGATTTACCGGAGGATCTCAAGAACGCCCTGCTCGCCCGTGAGGACAGCCGCTTCTTCGAGCACTGTGGGGTCGATTTCTACGGGTTGGGAAGAGCAACGGTAAGGAATATCAAAGACCTCTCTTTTACCCAGGGTGCTTCAACCCTGACCATGCAGCTCGCCCGAAACACTTATGAAATCAGGGAAAAATCCCTTCAACGGAAGCTGCTAGAGATTGCCCTGACTCTACGAATCGAAGCAAAATACGACAAGGACGAGATCATGTCCTACTACCTCAACCGGATTTATTTCGGTGAAGGTTGCTACAGCATTGAAGAAGCAGCGCAGCACTATTTCGGCGTCCCCACCAGCGAACTGGATTTGGGTCAGTGCGCTATGATTGTTGGCATCATACGCGGGCCGCATATTTTTAATCCTCACAACAACCTGCAGGCTGCCATTGAGCAACGAAACCAGGTATTGGCCCGCATGGTGGACATTGGGAAAATCACTCAGGATCAAGCTGAGGCGGCGATGAAAGCGCCCTTAAAAATTTCAAAAAAAAACGATGAAATTAGTGCCCGAAACTACGCTCAAGGCGCCATCATCAGTCACCTGAGCACCATCATCGACGAGCAAAAGATCACCGAAGGTGGGCTGAAAGTGGCTACGACTATTGATGCAAAGCTTCAGACTTCCTGCGAGAAGAGCATCACTTCGCTGGTCGCCGAGACTCCGGATCTACAAGCCGCCTCCATCATCATCGATAACAAGACCGGTGCCATCCTCAGCATCGTTGGTGGACGCGACTACCGGACACATCAGTTCAATATCGCTCTGAAAGGCAAAACTGAACTGGGAGACGCCTTCACCCCTTTCATCTATTTGGCCGCACTTGAACGACGACAGTTACCTATCAAGAATCAACCAGTTAAGACAGGGAAGCAAATCGGCAAGAAGGAAACCATCAGCATTGCTAAAAGGCTAGGACTCAACGGGATCTTCCTAGAGTCAGACATCTACAATGGCAGCGTACTCGTCTCCCCGCTTCAAGCGGTGACAGCCTTCTCCGTGATTGGAAACGAAGGCTCAAGACCGCAGACTCACTTCATTAAAGACATCAAGACTGCTAAGGATCTTACTATTTTCAAGAATAGTCCAGAGTCCGTACAGGTCGTCGAAGCTGGTAATTCGGCGGAGTGCCTGAAGCTTCTCAGTAAGCAAGGCAAGGTCTACCGCTACACATCTTCTTCAACATCCAAGAGATCCTTATGGGTCATGGCTACAAACAAAGCACAGACAGCCGTGATTTGGGTCGGCTATGATATCCCCCGTGATATTCCTAACAGGAAACAATTGCTCTCAGAAATGAATGAGCTTATCACTCAGTGGCTCAAATAA
- a CDS encoding SixA phosphatase family protein, protein MELLLIRHGKAEDHGHPGGDGQRALTEKGWKQARSVGMFLKKNDLVPELNLTSPLLRARETAEGVAEMSNSPEPIVQPWLACGMRPEEALQELVAYQEFQRVAIYGHEPDFSYLANSLLGSRGEGVEVKKASILWFDGVYPPRLGACLRLLLPPQFI, encoded by the coding sequence ATGGAACTTCTTCTGATTAGACACGGAAAGGCTGAGGATCATGGGCATCCTGGAGGAGATGGTCAAAGAGCTCTCACAGAGAAAGGCTGGAAACAGGCTCGCTCTGTCGGCATGTTTTTGAAGAAGAATGATCTGGTGCCAGAGCTAAACCTAACGAGCCCCTTGCTAAGAGCTCGTGAGACTGCAGAAGGTGTGGCCGAGATGAGTAACTCTCCGGAACCTATTGTTCAGCCATGGTTAGCTTGCGGCATGAGGCCAGAGGAGGCATTGCAGGAGCTCGTAGCTTACCAAGAGTTTCAGCGGGTAGCTATCTACGGGCATGAACCAGATTTCTCGTACTTGGCTAATTCTCTGTTAGGCAGCAGAGGGGAGGGAGTGGAGGTCAAGAAAGCGAGTATTCTCTGGTTTGATGGAGTCTATCCTCCACGTCTAGGCGCTTGCTTGCGCTTACTCTTGCCGCCACAGTTTATTTGA
- the dnaN gene encoding DNA polymerase III subunit beta, giving the protein MKFTISKQSFLDALQQVQHVVSNRTTLPILSNVLIEAADGKLKLTTTDLDVGVSGSVEANIEKEGSTTLPVKRLVSIVRELPAENVEVSVDAKNHASIKSGPSFFKIIGLGEDEFPPLPKFEDAKEYKIAQAVMKDSLKKTSYAISTDETRYVLNGIFTSFKDGKMTLVATDGRRLAMVENDLEFPSSNEADVIIPSKAVQELQRLLSDEGDVVVKLTDSQIAFEINGSLLVSKLIEGNYPNYRQVIPGNTTERVQVGREAFLETIRRVSLLASDKSNSVKLAFGPNYVDLMANSQDIGEASEKIDISYDGKEFAIAFNPEFLMAPLKNLTTEDVYLDLIDEMSPGVVRIDGSFLYVIMPMRVTN; this is encoded by the coding sequence ATGAAATTCACGATATCCAAGCAGTCTTTTTTAGATGCGCTTCAACAAGTACAACACGTTGTAAGTAATCGTACTACCTTGCCGATTCTTTCCAACGTTTTGATCGAGGCCGCTGACGGCAAGCTCAAGCTGACTACCACTGACTTGGACGTCGGTGTGAGTGGCTCTGTGGAGGCGAACATTGAGAAGGAGGGCTCTACCACTCTTCCTGTAAAACGCCTTGTCAGTATTGTTCGTGAGCTTCCGGCTGAAAACGTTGAGGTATCTGTAGATGCTAAGAATCATGCCAGCATCAAGTCTGGTCCATCATTCTTCAAAATCATCGGTCTTGGTGAAGATGAGTTCCCACCGCTGCCAAAATTTGAAGATGCCAAGGAATACAAGATTGCCCAGGCGGTCATGAAGGATTCCTTGAAGAAGACCTCCTACGCCATCTCCACAGATGAGACACGTTATGTACTCAATGGTATCTTTACTTCCTTCAAGGATGGTAAGATGACACTCGTAGCCACAGATGGTCGCCGTCTTGCGATGGTAGAAAACGATCTTGAGTTCCCAAGCAGCAACGAGGCAGATGTGATTATTCCATCCAAGGCTGTTCAAGAGCTTCAGCGCTTGCTCAGTGATGAAGGTGACGTGGTGGTCAAGCTAACTGACTCACAGATTGCTTTTGAGATCAATGGCAGCTTACTAGTATCCAAACTCATCGAAGGTAACTATCCTAACTACCGTCAGGTAATTCCAGGCAACACCACCGAGCGGGTACAGGTTGGGCGTGAAGCTTTCTTAGAAACCATTCGCCGAGTCTCACTCTTGGCCTCAGACAAGTCTAATTCCGTGAAGCTTGCATTTGGTCCTAACTATGTGGATCTGATGGCAAATTCTCAGGATATCGGTGAAGCGAGTGAGAAGATTGACATCTCCTACGATGGCAAGGAATTCGCGATTGCCTTCAACCCTGAGTTCCTCATGGCTCCACTGAAGAACCTCACGACTGAGGATGTCTACCTTGATCTCATTGATGAAATGAGCCCAGGCGTTGTCCGTATCGATGGTTCTTTCCTTTATGTGATCATGCCAATGCGCGTGACTAACTAA